From Salvelinus sp. IW2-2015 linkage group LG18, ASM291031v2, whole genome shotgun sequence, a single genomic window includes:
- the LOC111978464 gene encoding sodium- and chloride-dependent GABA transporter 2-like encodes MAAPLSVGRHEPLPGPVHYTQQRVKERGQWDSKMEFILTVAGAIIGLGNIWRFPYLCYKNGGGAFFIPYILYLVTCGIPLFILETALGQYTSQGGITCWRKICPLFEGLGYAAQVITIYGCMTYIVILAWAFHYLFSSFTVDLPWANCNNDWNTDACVTFGTNNVTSNWTVPLLNTSSSVVEFWQRRVLRISDGIESLGGIRWELALCLLLSWAICYFCIWKGVRSTGKAAFFTATFPYVMLLVLFVRGVTLPGAIDGIFYYMYPNATRLADPQVWMDAGTQVFFSYAICLGYLXSLGSYNKYNNDCYKDSFYLCLLNSGTSFLSGFAIFSILGYMAGEQGVDISTVAESGPGLVFIVYPQAVSLLPCPQFWAVCFFTMIILLGLDSQFVGLESLMTSVTDVYPNVLRKGHRRELLLLLICCCCCLVGLIMVTEGGLYIIQLFDHYVCSGATLLLLSICQSFSIGWIYGAERFCDNIEDMIGYRPSSLVKYCWLYITPTMCTGTFVFSLLKYSPLKFNNTYVYPWWAYGLGWFLAMSSLSLIPITMVYKLYRGQGTFWQRLQXICRPADDLPRIRVGV; translated from the exons ATGGCAGCTCCTCTCTCCGTAGGCAGACATGAGCCTCTCCCAGGGCCCGTGCATTACACCCAACAGAGGGTCAAGGAGCGTGGCCAGTGGGATAGTAAAATGGAGTTCATTCTAACTGTGGCTGGTGCTATTATTGGACTTGGAAATATATGGAGGTTTCCATATCTTTGTTACAAGAATGGTGGGG GTGCCTTCTTCATCCCATATATCCTGTACCTGGTGACCTGTGGCATCCCTCTGTTCATCTTGGAGACGGCTCTTGGACAGTACACCAGCCAGGGGGGCATCACCTGCTGGCGGAAGATCTGCCCGCTGTTTGAAG GATTGGGCTACGCCGCCCAGGTGATCACTATATATGGATGTATGACCTACATTGTGATCCTGGCCTGGGCTTTCCACTACCTGTTTTCATCCTTCACTGTTGACCTGCCATGGGCCAACTGTAATAATGACTGGAACACAG ATGCTTGTGTCACATTTGGTACCAATAATGTAACCAGCAATTGGACTGTTCCCCTCCTGAATACGTCATCTTCAGTTGTAGAGTTTTGGCA GCGGCGAGTGCTGCGGATATCGGATGGAATAGAATCACTTGGAGGCATTAGATGGGAGCTGGCTCTGTGCCTTCTGCTGTCCTGGGCCATCTGCTACTTCTGTATCTGGAAAGGAGTGAGGTCTACAGGAAAG GCAGCGTTCTTCACGGCAACCTTCCCCTATGTCATGCTACTGGTGCTATTCGTCCGAGGAGTGACCCTACCTGGAGCTATAGATGGCATCTTCTACTACATGTATCCCAATGCTACAAGGCTTGCTGATCCACAG GTTTGGATGGATGCAGGAACCCAGGTTTTTTTTTCTTACGCCATATGCCTGGGATACCTGMCTTCTCTTGGAAGCTACAACAAATACAACAACGACTGTTACAA AGACTCCTTCTATCTGTGCTTGTTGAACAGTGGGACCAGCTTCCTGTCTGGTTTTGCTATTTTTTCCATCCTGGGTTATATGGCTGGAGAACAGGGTGTGGACATCTCTACGgtagctgagtcag GTCCAGGCCTGGTGTTCATAGTGTACCCGCAGGCAGTGTCCctgctcccctgtcctcagttcTGGGCCGTGTGTTTCTTCACCATGATCATCCTGTTAGGATTGGACAGCCAG TTTGTCGGCCTTGAGAGCCTTATGACCTCGGTAACGGATGTCTACCCCAACGTCCTCAGAAAGGGCCACCGGAGGgagttactgctgctgctcatctgctgctgctgctgcctggtcGGACTCATCATGGTCACAGAG GGAGGCCTCTACATCATACAGCTGTTTGATCATTATGTGTGCAGTGGTGCCACTCTGCTACTCCTCTCCATATGCCAGTCTTTCAGTATTGGGTGGATATATG GTGCTGAACGTTTCTGTGACAACATTGAGGATATGATTGGCTACAGGCCCTCCTCTCTGGTGAAGTACTGTTGGCTATACATCACCCCTACTATGTGCACA GGAACCTTTGTGTTCTCGCTGCTGAAGTACAGCCCTCTGAAGTTCAACAACACCTATGTGTACCCGTGGTGGGCCTACGGGCTGGGCTGGTTCCTGGctatgtcctccctctctctcattcccatcACCATGGTCTACAAACTGTACCGAGGACAAGGGACATTCTGGCAA CGCCTCCAGGYGATCTGTCGGCCAGCAGATGACCTTCCCAGGATCAGGGTTGGggtgtaa